Within Dysgonomonas sp. HDW5A, the genomic segment CAGAGATTGCAAAAGAGATTAAATTAATACCTAAATAAACACCCAATTTTACATTTTAGGGTGTAAAATTGGGTGCTATTTTTTTTTAATAATTTGATAATCAGAATTTTTTGTGGAGCTGGAGGGAGTATTTATCCAGCTTTATTTCAGTTCGTTATTATGGTAGGTCACCTAGTGAAAAATGTGATAATCTATATGATTTACACTATTTTAAAACATAACAAAAATTCTATATCCGTAGTTATGCAAATATAAACATTATCACCATAAATTCCTTAAAATAAAGACAATTATTTTCATATATATATATTAGGATCAATCAAATTCTAATATATATAGAAAAATCTTTAGTTTTCTCAATTGTCATTTTATCTGATATAATTTCGTAAAATAGTGTTAGAATATTGTAAGCCATAATGTAAAATTCTTTTAAAGAAACTTCAAGTATTTTAGGCGTATCTTTACCTCTTGTTTGTTCTTTTCTATCAATCATATCCATAAAAGAAGCCAAAGCTAAACATTTCAGGATATATTCATACTCACTATATGCATCTATGTTGATTTTATCATACTTTTCATTATTCATTCTATGAAATCGTCCTATTTCTTGTTCAATATTTGATAATGATAGTATAATAGAATTTTCATTTTTTATTTCATCATTTTTTGAATAAAACCGAAGTTTATTGGCTCTTGAAAAATAATAAGATGTTCTATGAAGCAAGTCATAGTCAAATATATTATCATAGAAATACCTTTCTTTAAAATGTCTGATATCATATCTTCTATCTTCAAATTTCCAGGAATCCTGAACAATATTTATCATTTGTTTGGAAGATACAAATTCCTCTATTTCTTGAAAAATACTTCCTTGCATATTTACCTCTAAGCGGTGAAATAAACTTTCATAAAGAGTTAAAATTAATTCAATTAAATCTTTATTATCTTTTGAATATACAAAGCCTACTCCCTCATCACTATTATTAATTGACAATTTAAACTGTTTATCCTTTTTCTTCGTTAATTTAAGATGAAATCGAGGTATATTGTAATGATATTCTCTAGTTTTTTTATCTGCATTTTGAATAAAGAATTTATAAAGATCATTAAAGAGAGAAAGTCTTATAGTAGGAGCATATTCTAAAGCCCTGTCTACTAATTCCCTATTTTGCAGGCATAAATCTCCCCAAATTTCTCTTTTAGATATATTATGCCCTTTAAAACGTCGAATAGTTTCTCTAGCAACATCTAGCTCTATAAAAGAAGCTGGTAAATTGCAATAAAGGTTCATATTATTGGGTAGTTCAAAATCAAGACTTTTATCATTAGACTGAGTCAAAGCAATTCCAGAGTTTAAATAAAAGACTTCACCTTTACTATTACTATCATTTCTCTCATTAATTGTTAAAAGAACACCATAGCTACATTGATTAATATGATTCCCTTGTATTACTGCATCTATAGGCATAGGTAAGACTTTATCCTCTTCTATTGGACAGAATAAATTCATTACATTTAAATTTCTCTTTATATTAAAAGGTAATATTCTTTTTATCTGATCACCTTTCAAATTGTTTTTAATCTGTATTTCCAACTTAAAATCAATAAATGTGTCTTCTATATATTGAACTATATTATCAATATTCCATACATAATGTTGTTTGTCCTCATATAAAGTAATAATAGTTCCGACATCCTTTAGTTCTGGCAGTTCATTTATAAAAAAACAACCGTCATAATTAGGTATTTGAATTTTTAAACCTTTCTCTGAATCTTCATAACTTTTGGTAATAACATCTATCTCCTTGCATACCATAAATGCGGAAAGAAAACCGATTCCAAAATTGCTAATTGGCTTATATTCTATATTTTCATTTTTTTGTAATTCTTCAAAATCTTCTGATTTATAAAAACTTCGACCTATACTTGTAAAATATCTTTCTACTTTGAAACGATCCATACCAACTCCATGATCTATAATCCTAATAAATGTACGCTCTTTATTTGCGACAGGATTATTATCTATACCGATTTCTATTTTTATAATCTTCAAATCGTCATCAAGTTGCTGTCCTTTAGCACGAAGGATATCTTCTCGTAATAAAATAGCGTCTAAAGAATTCTGAATTAATTCTCTAATAAAAACTTCTTTCCGCTTATATAAATTATCTCCTGTTAATAAAGGGAGAAGCTTAGGTATATATGCTTCAAAATTTAGATTATCCAAATCATAATTATTTCGTTCCACTTTTGGGAAAACGTAATAGAGCTTTAAACCCAATACACCAAAACTATCTTCAATCTTAGTAATTCTTTTCTCAAAATCTTTAATAATTAATACTGCTATTTTATGAATTGTTGGATCACTACACTTAAAATGGATTGAAATTGAACGCCTGTCTATATTACTTTCTAGCCTAAAGGTGCTTATGGGAATATTTGGGTGAAAAGTCTCCTCCTTTAGCTTAATATTAGCGTTTATACGCTCATTTTTATAATAAATTTCGCCATATTTACTAAACACTGAATACAGGTCAACCAAAAATAAAGCTACTGTTACATAAGCTGTGTACTTTTTATATTTAGAAAAATCCGCACAAAGTTTCTCATATTCAGTTATAAAATTTTTGGCTCGATTAGCTTCAAGTAGTTTATATAAATGAACTAAATAGTTTTTATCTTCAAATAATACATTCAGATAATTTTTTAGAATAGTTATAAAATTATTCTTCCCTTTATTATATTGCTTATTTAAATAATTTAGCCGATAATGCACAGCATACAAAATCAATTGAAATCCAATAGGCGAATCTCTTAAACTTTTTATCAACTCTTCAAATGGAGAAATAGCTAAACTAATATTTTTTATAATATCCTCAATCCTATTGTTTGAAGATATATCATCTTGTTCAAAAATGTCATTCCAATACAATTTAAATTCTTCTGGATATTCAACTCTAAACAAATTGTATAATTCAGCAATCGAATGTTGAGTATTGTCATTTTTTGGTGGTATTCTGAATGTTTCGAGACCTTGTAAAGAATCAAGTTTATAATTGAATCTAAAAACATCTGAAATGCGATCAGAATCAGGACTAAATATATCTATTATTTCAAAAGAACGTTGAGTCTCATCTTTATGGCTAAGACTACCAGCAGAAAATACATAAAATATTGAATTGGGATCAGATAAATAATTATGATTAGTAACTGGTCCTATTATAGGCATATGCTTATGTCCATGCAATACGATCTTTACATTTTCTTTTTGAAACTTTTCTATTACATCCGTAAAATTTCGAATAATACTACTATCGCCATATTTGCTATATATTTCAGGGAAAGGATAAAAATGATGATGAAAGCATGCAACAACAGTATATTCTTCAATATTTTCTACTTTTTCTGTTAATTTCTTAAATGCATTTCGTAGTTGTTCCTTACTTATCATTCCATAATCATCCCATTCTTCCTCTTTTTTCTTTTGTAATGAGGTTATTATTTCCTCTTTCTGCTTTTCATCCAAAGTTTTTAAATCGGTAATCCATTTTATTTCACTATTATCTAATTGAGAAGTCTCAACCATACAAGAGTTCAATCCTACTATTGCAACCTTTTTATCTGGATATACTTTTGTTGTAAAAAGATATTTACTATCAAAACTCTCTTCATAGTAATCCTTATTATAAAATCTTTCTAATACTTTGTTATATTCTGAAAAATCAGGATTTTTATCAACTCTCTTTAAGTCATGATTTCCAGGAATTATAATAAAATCTTCAGAAGATAATTTCAGCTCTTTTTGTAATACTTTCAGAAAATCAAGTGTAAATTGTTCTTTATTAATAGATTTATCTGGTCTTCCATCAAATAAATCACCTGTAATAATAACACAATTAATGTTTTCTTTATTATGAGTTTCGATTGCTTCTAAAATGAGTATAGCTATATCTTCAGGTTTATTTGAACTGGCTCGTCCAAAATGCAAATCTGATATATGTAATGTTCTTAATTTTGTCATTAGTGTATTTTAAATTTAAAGTTTACAATGAATTTATTTCTCCCCGTACTCCCCAATCTTCTCCTCACAAATCCTCTTAGTTATATCCCTCAATAATTTCACTTTCGGAACCAACGCATCAATATCCTCTTTAGTCACTAAAAAATCGGGATTATAACGAGCCTCTACATAAGCTGCTTTGATAAGGTTGAACAATCGCTTCTCTTCTGATGTATTATTCGGAAAGACTTTAGCCAAATCGGCAGAATAGCTTTTTACAGATGATGATAGTTTTGTTAAGTTATGCTGCTTGCTATTTTTTAGTGTGTAAACCAAGCGAATAGCATAGTATAGATTTTCACAAGCTTGATGAAGCATGAATATAGCATCTTTGTATAGCTTTTCTTTAATTCCTAATTGAGCCATAGTAAGTTTGTTGTTTGCATTCTCAAACTTTTCCTTAAAATACTCTTCTGCTTGCTTTTTTATTTCGTCAAAGTTTAGCTTCCTTCTTCGGGCAAGTTTAAACTTGCCACTGTCGTAAAGTATAACACCTTCCTGTTTGATCTGACTATAAAAGTATCTACCTTCTTCCAAATCGGCATTCAGCTTCTTTATATCGTCATTGATAAACTGAACAGGTGTTTGTTTGTCAGGATTTCGATAATACTTATCATCTATATTGTCCAGTTTACTGCCTACCAACTTATCAGAGATACCACTGGTTACAACTAATATATCGTAATCGCTCATATAAGTAGTGGTAATTCCAAACTCTACCCTTTCGTCATAATCCACATATTCATTTCGGGCATAACTTCCGTATAGGATAATCATTTGTGTTTCGGGAATTTTCTCCAATACGGCTTTTACCAGATGGTTCAAATCTTCTTGTTTGGATTTGGGTAAATAGGATATAGACTTTTTCATTCGCTTCAATAGGATTTATCCACAAAGTTAAACAGTTAAGAATATAAAGATATGCAAAAAAGGAAAATGATATTAACAGATTTCATTATTTATTAGCTAAAAGCTTATATTTGTTTTTTATAAAGTACGCTTTGAGAATTCTGTATTTTTTGTTCGTCCGTACGAAAGGTATAGAGCTAAATTACAAAGTGTAAAACCAATCGTTTTTATTATTCATTTATCAGCTTGATATTCCATCAGGCTTAAAAGCGGACGTATGTATGGCAACACAAGAAAAAATCTCAAACGAATATTGTGCAATACTGATAAACTGTTCTTCTCTAATATTAAAGCTGTCACATGATGAAATCAAAGAAAGCTATTCGGACAATCCTATGTATGTAGCCGAGTATATTGAAAATGAAGTTAAAGAGAATATCATAGAGCTTTTGTTCGATGATCAGAAAGCAACATTGTCCTGTGCCTTTGACGAGAACAATAGTTGCAACGCTTCCTATATATTCTTGGACAACTTGGACGAGTTGAGCAACTATATCAGTTATCTCAATAAGACCTATGCTTATGATTATATTCAGAACCATTGGGTACTACCCAATTCTTTTATATCCATAAAAAAGACGAAAGACGATATTTTCTTTAAGTCTTTTTATTCAGGATAAGTTTTCTATTATTGTATTGTAAAATGCGTGCTTTAGCTTATTAGCACGCATTTTTCTTTTCTATAATGGTAAACAATGGTGTTAATGCTTATTTTTTCTTTGTTTTATTTATTGTTGTTCGGTTTGCTTTGAGGCTGTCATTTTCGGTTTGTAGTTTATACATGGTTACACTCTGCCAAGTGTACCTGTTTTGCAGGATCGCATAATCTGCGTGCTGTTTCATACTGAAGGTAATCATCATAAATAAGAATACGATCAATACTCCTATAATAAATGTGGTTTTACGGATTCTGCTAAATCCGAGCTTCATTGTTTTGTCTTTGGATAATATGGATTGTATTGCTTCTAATGTGATATTATTTTCGGGTATTTTTATGGCTTCGACCGTCTCTTTTGTCTTTAAAACATTATTATTGAGTCTCTCAATATTTTTGAAATTTGCTGCAAAATGAGAATCCACATTTTTACCCAGAATCTTTATTGATTCATCCGCTATAGCCTTTATTTCTTGTTTGGAAACAGTGGGTATAGGTTGTGGTACTTGTGGTATCTCTATCGATACTTCTTTCTTAGATATCTTATCCAGTTTCTCGTCCATTTCGGACAGCTTACCCCAAAGGGCTTCATTTGATACATTCGACATAATTGTTATTGTTTAAGTTTATAATAATTTTGATTTGTAATGTTTCTTATCTTTTAATTCCGCTTTTCTTTCGGCGTTGTTTCTCTTCGTGTTCCATCCTTTTCCTGAATGCGTCTTCTTCATGGTCTTCTCCGTTCAGGTGTATGTTAAAGATTCCTCCGAGATTGTCCGACATGGATTCTGTAATCGGCTGGACTGGGGTATCTTCTGTTTGTGCTTGCTTTTGAGAGATATGCTGCTTTTGGTTGTGATTTTGTTGAAAGAGGTTGTTCAGTTTTGAATAGCTGAACTGTCTGTCTATGTCTGAGCCTTTGAAGGTATGTTCTCCTTTCCTGAACGAGATTCCTTGTACTTCGTCGGTTTGACCTTTATACTTGTAAGCAATGGATATACCTTGCTGTTTTAAGTTTTGTTCGAACTGTTGCCAATCTTTTGATATTTTCAGGGTCGCTTTAATGGCGTGGTATATTTCGTATTTGGTTTTCTCTGCTCCTTTGAGTTTCTGTATATTGGTTTGTTCTTTGCTTTCTCCGTAGGTAAGGTTATATTTATCTTTTAGTTGTTTGCATACTTTTTCATTGCGGTAATGGTCGTTTTTATCGGATATGGTTTTACCGTCATTGTCTACTCGGTTAAAAACGATATGGCAATGGGGGTTGTCGGTATTGTTATGTCTGACGATAATATACTGGGTGTTTTTAATTTTCATGGCTTCCATGTATTCTTTTGCGAGTTGAATCATAAATTGGTCTGTCAGTCGGGATTCGTCTTCTTTGGAATAGCTGATGGGGATATGACCGACACTTTTTTTGAGTTTAGGGTTCATCAGGCTTTGGAGATAGAAGCTGTTAATGATGGCTTTTGTATTTGTTGTTAATACGCCTTCACTGTCTATCAGTCTAACATTGTCTTTATCGAGGACGTAGGAAATGCAGCCTTTAAAGCTC encodes:
- a CDS encoding metallophosphoesterase — its product is MTKLRTLHISDLHFGRASSNKPEDIAILILEAIETHNKENINCVIITGDLFDGRPDKSINKEQFTLDFLKVLQKELKLSSEDFIIIPGNHDLKRVDKNPDFSEYNKVLERFYNKDYYEESFDSKYLFTTKVYPDKKVAIVGLNSCMVETSQLDNSEIKWITDLKTLDEKQKEEIITSLQKKKEEEWDDYGMISKEQLRNAFKKLTEKVENIEEYTVVACFHHHFYPFPEIYSKYGDSSIIRNFTDVIEKFQKENVKIVLHGHKHMPIIGPVTNHNYLSDPNSIFYVFSAGSLSHKDETQRSFEIIDIFSPDSDRISDVFRFNYKLDSLQGLETFRIPPKNDNTQHSIAELYNLFRVEYPEEFKLYWNDIFEQDDISSNNRIEDIIKNISLAISPFEELIKSLRDSPIGFQLILYAVHYRLNYLNKQYNKGKNNFITILKNYLNVLFEDKNYLVHLYKLLEANRAKNFITEYEKLCADFSKYKKYTAYVTVALFLVDLYSVFSKYGEIYYKNERINANIKLKEETFHPNIPISTFRLESNIDRRSISIHFKCSDPTIHKIAVLIIKDFEKRITKIEDSFGVLGLKLYYVFPKVERNNYDLDNLNFEAYIPKLLPLLTGDNLYKRKEVFIRELIQNSLDAILLREDILRAKGQQLDDDLKIIKIEIGIDNNPVANKERTFIRIIDHGVGMDRFKVERYFTSIGRSFYKSEDFEELQKNENIEYKPISNFGIGFLSAFMVCKEIDVITKSYEDSEKGLKIQIPNYDGCFFINELPELKDVGTIITLYEDKQHYVWNIDNIVQYIEDTFIDFKLEIQIKNNLKGDQIKRILPFNIKRNLNVMNLFCPIEEDKVLPMPIDAVIQGNHINQCSYGVLLTINERNDSNSKGEVFYLNSGIALTQSNDKSLDFELPNNMNLYCNLPASFIELDVARETIRRFKGHNISKREIWGDLCLQNRELVDRALEYAPTIRLSLFNDLYKFFIQNADKKTREYHYNIPRFHLKLTKKKDKQFKLSINNSDEGVGFVYSKDNKDLIELILTLYESLFHRLEVNMQGSIFQEIEEFVSSKQMINIVQDSWKFEDRRYDIRHFKERYFYDNIFDYDLLHRTSYYFSRANKLRFYSKNDEIKNENSIILSLSNIEQEIGRFHRMNNEKYDKINIDAYSEYEYILKCLALASFMDMIDRKEQTRGKDTPKILEVSLKEFYIMAYNILTLFYEIISDKMTIEKTKDFSIYIRI
- a CDS encoding HEPN domain-containing protein, translated to MKKSISYLPKSKQEDLNHLVKAVLEKIPETQMIILYGSYARNEYVDYDERVEFGITTTYMSDYDILVVTSGISDKLVGSKLDNIDDKYYRNPDKQTPVQFINDDIKKLNADLEEGRYFYSQIKQEGVILYDSGKFKLARRRKLNFDEIKKQAEEYFKEKFENANNKLTMAQLGIKEKLYKDAIFMLHQACENLYYAIRLVYTLKNSKQHNLTKLSSSVKSYSADLAKVFPNNTSEEKRLFNLIKAAYVEARYNPDFLVTKEDIDALVPKVKLLRDITKRICEEKIGEYGEK
- a CDS encoding relaxase/mobilization nuclease domain-containing protein; the protein is MIGKIVKGKSFKGCISYVLDKDNVRLIDSEGVLTTNTKAIINSFYLQSLMNPKLKKSVGHIPISYSKEDESRLTDQFMIQLAKEYMEAMKIKNTQYIIVRHNNTDNPHCHIVFNRVDNDGKTISDKNDHYRNEKVCKQLKDKYNLTYGESKEQTNIQKLKGAEKTKYEIYHAIKATLKISKDWQQFEQNLKQQGISIAYKYKGQTDEVQGISFRKGEHTFKGSDIDRQFSYSKLNNLFQQNHNQKQHISQKQAQTEDTPVQPITESMSDNLGGIFNIHLNGEDHEEDAFRKRMEHEEKQRRKKSGIKR